One genomic window of Magnolia sinica isolate HGM2019 chromosome 3, MsV1, whole genome shotgun sequence includes the following:
- the LOC131240913 gene encoding MADS-box transcription factor 32-like: MGRGKVEVTRIENPMRRQASFYKRRDGLFKKAKELSILCDANLLLLVFSSCGKLYEFRSPSHLSVETFIEKYEMAHQSKALDDKCTGKSANVIEAEKLVDQLQRNVRFLTGDESVCHSLPALKFVEQNLEATICRVRTEKDRKIREEMAHLANMERLHLRERYHLCTKA, from the exons atggggagaGGAAAGGTAGAAGTAACGAGGATAGAGAATCCGATGCGAAGACAGGCGTCTTTCTATAAAAGAAGAGACGGTCTCTTCAAGAAAGCCAAAGAACTCTCTATACTCTGCGATGCTAACCTTCTTTTGCTTGTATTTTCCTCTTGTGGAAAGCTCTACGAGTTTCGCAGTCCTTCCCATCTTAG tgttGAGACGTTTATAGAGAAGTATGAAATGGCCCACCAATCAAAGGCTTTGGATGATAAATGCACG GGAAAAAGTGCAAACGTTATCGAAGCCGAGAAACTAGTGGACCAGCTACAGAGAAACGTGCG ATTCCTGACGGGAGATGAGAGTGTATGCCATTCCTTGCCCGCGTTGAAGTTCGTCGAGCAAAATCTAGAGGCCACAATCTGCCGTGTTCGGACGGAGAAGGATAGAAAGATCAGAGAAGAGATGGCCCACCTTGCCAACATG GAACGGCTGCACCTGCGAGAAAGATACCATCTATGTACAAAG GCTTGA